From one Actinomycetes bacterium genomic stretch:
- a CDS encoding FTR1 family protein codes for MLSSFFIAFREGLEAFLVIGIIISYLTKIGEKKYVKHVIYGAVLAVVLSIGLAYIFQVLLGGFEGKVEEVFEGIVMMLAVVVLTYMIFWMNKQAKSIRGNIEASVGKAIDKGRIFSLFFLGFIVVFREGAETVLFFRAISYQVNSFELILGGTAGILSSIILAIIFFLSTRKVNLGAFFKITGILVMLIATGLFSTAIHEFQEAGIMPVIKDNIYDIGNVLSKESIFGGILRSLFGYNPSPSLLETAGYVIYILVVSLLIKKFYFSNPKEVVEKN; via the coding sequence ATGTTATCAAGTTTTTTTATAGCGTTCAGAGAAGGCCTTGAGGCCTTTTTAGTCATAGGAATTATAATTAGTTATCTGACAAAAATCGGGGAGAAAAAATATGTTAAACATGTAATCTACGGAGCGGTCTTAGCAGTTGTCTTAAGCATAGGGCTTGCCTATATATTTCAAGTCCTGCTGGGGGGATTTGAAGGAAAGGTTGAAGAGGTCTTTGAGGGCATAGTAATGATGCTAGCAGTAGTAGTATTGACCTATATGATATTTTGGATGAATAAACAAGCCAAAAGCATTAGAGGTAATATTGAAGCATCTGTAGGAAAAGCAATAGATAAAGGGAGGATATTTAGCCTTTTTTTCTTAGGTTTTATTGTGGTATTCAGAGAAGGGGCAGAGACTGTTTTATTTTTTAGGGCTATCAGTTACCAGGTAAATTCTTTTGAACTTATATTAGGGGGAACTGCTGGAATTTTGTCCTCAATTATTTTGGCAATAATATTTTTCTTGTCTACAAGGAAAGTAAACCTGGGGGCATTCTTTAAAATTACTGGTATATTAGTAATGCTAATTGCTACGGGCCTTTTTTCTACAGCCATACATGAATTCCAGGAAGCTGGGATTATGCCAGTAATAAAAGATAATATTTACGATATCGGAAATGTTTTGAGTAAGGAGAGCATCTTTGGTGGAATATTAAGGTCACTTTTTGGATATAATCCTTCCCCTTCTTTATTAGAAACAGCAGGGTATGTAATATATATATTGGTAGTTTCATTGCTTATTAAAAAATTTTATTTTAGCAATCCCAAAGAGGTAGTTGAAAAGAATTAA